Below is a window of Zymoseptoria tritici IPO323 chromosome 12, whole genome shotgun sequence DNA.
GACAGTGCGCAACCAGGAGGATGCCCGTCGCGGTTGGGGATTCAAGACATGGGTGTCGTCTTCAGTTGCCCATCGTTCTGCGGCCAAGATCGTGGTTCGGACTGGTAATCAATGACAACGCAGGTAGGCGATAAGATGCCCGACAGACACCGGTGTTTGGATTAATGCATAGCATGAGCCCGGCAGCTCGCTCGCTCACCAGCGGCTCATGGTCTTTACATCATGGTGGTGAACCCAAGTGGATGCTGCTCGATTATTGCTCGCACGCAGGTGCACTTCGCTTGTAGAGAAAGGCGCAAATCATGGCTCCTCCCACCAGACTCGGCAAGGCGTCCGCAGCTCATCATCCAGCCCAGCATGCTGGGGTCAGGTTCGTGGTTGGACTACTGCGATCAGCACTTCAAACCGTGAAAGCTTGGCGTGCAGTAGAGTTGAGCTATCCGAGACGGGACCGAGCCTGCATGAACCTCCCACCAATTGCCCGCTACCCTCGAGGATATTCACCTTCTGCTGCTGCCCGTTGGATGTTGCTCTCGATCATTCCTTCCTTCCATAATAACCATTCTGTTCTCCCTTTGCTGACTTTCTTTCACGATTGCGCAGGTCAGGAACAgagccctctccttcgattCACACCCTCGTCCTCCGATCGCGGCGCATCAATACCCCTCAACGACTCGAGCGACCCTCAACCAGTCCGACTTCGTCTCGGCGTCATTCGTTGAGGATTACCTGTAATGATAACAGCGGTTGATCTCTCCGCTCATCATTGATCTCCGGGAAATTTCACGATCAATGTCCAGCCGAAGTCAGTGTGGGTAGAAACGGTGGGCGATTTTGCGTCACATCGGAGGAAGGTTCCGACACTGAGCCTGAGCCTAGGTGGGGGCGGGTTGGCCATGTCGACAGAGTTTTTGATGACAGAGGAGAAGAGTAGGGAAGATGGTGTAGGAGGAGAATACAATGCAGGAGATGTGGAAGATACCCCGAGATCGGAACTGCCGCCTGCTGTGGAAGCGGTGACTCCAACGGCTCCAGAGGCAACTGCGAGACAAGCGCTGGCCGCATCAGCGGGCGACGGCGTCGACTACTTCACACCGCAGCCCGCGACGGCGATCCGGCCACCGACTCACGATCATTTCCAGAATGTGTCTCTGAACTCCTCGACAGCCAGTGTCAGCTCCAGTGGTGCGACCGCCACTGGACACATCGCTTTGCCCTCGCAACGACCAGAACCCCACACGACGATCTCAAGCATTAGCGCGGAAAGTACGGACAGCACAGCGACCGTCCGGCCGTTATACACACCAGAGAAACGATACTACCCTTCACCGAAGCCCTATCCGAATCAATCGTTGGCTGCTCTGCATGAACAGCCGTACGTGCAAAGATACCGCACAGGACCACCGACCCTGGCCCAAACCAACCAAGTGCGCACATTTGCCTCTGCGATAGCTTCTCAACATACCGGCGGTGTTCGTTCGGCGCAGCAATCACCTGCAAGTCCTAGCCACGGTTTGTTTCAATTCGCAGGTCCTCCATCAGCGCCCGCCCTGGAGTCGTCAGAGACATCCGGCGGCGTATACGCCAGTCCATTCCTGCATTTCACCCACAAGCATGTACCGAAGGAGACCCACATCGcagatgtcgatgtcgacccAATCTCTGGCCGCAAGCTGATCAATCACTACGAGATTGTTGACGAACTTGGCCGCGGCACGCATGGTAAAGTCAAGCTGGGCCGTGACCTCACCACCGAAGGGACCTTTGTCGCGATCAAGATTGTCGAGCGATTTTCGAAACGACGAAAGTTGGGCAGACTTGGTACGACGGAAGACaaggtgaagaaggaggttgCCATCTTGAAGAAGGCTCGTCACCCAAACATTGTGGGATTGCTGGAAGTCATCGACGATCCGAATCGTAAGAAGGTTTACATTGTGCTTGAATGGGTGGAACGTGGAGAGATCAACTGGCGGGTGAAGGGCAACAAGGATATCGCCATGATCGAAGCCCGAAGATATGAAAGAGAAAGAAGCAAACTTGAAGACGAGCGACTGAAGGCAGAAGATCGTGCTGTTGTGGAAGAGGCACAGAAACGTCTTGAAAAGGAGAAGAGACGGAAAGCGCGGGCATTCCGCAAGATGAAACTGATGCACCGTGATAACCCAGCTCACTGGAGTATTGAGATGGCCGGCGATAGCGAGAccgaagacgatgaagacgataGACTATCACGCGTCTCTTCGATGACCAGCGAATCTGTCACCTCCAGAGCATATCCCGACAACAGTCGCCGACCATCGCGCGCGGTTGGGACAGATCAGCTGGAATATTCAGCAAGCTCGTCGAGCCTTGCGAGACATGCAATGTCGGCTGCGGAATCTGACAGGATGTCTGCCTCTGCCATATCAGTGCCAAACTCATCAGAAGCTGAACTGGCCCGTCGCACCTCAAGTGCATTCAGCCTGACTGGACTTGAAGGGACCATGTACGGATCTTATGAACCTGCGGGTTCGTTGCCCAGCCGTGTCGCAAGTCTTCCGAGTAGCCTGCGAGGATCTCAGGAAGGCAGCACGGAAGGTCTCTCACACATTGCTGCTGAGATACTCGATTCACACTTGGACCCTGAGCTGGAATATGTACCCATCATGACTTTGGAACAGTGTCGAGTCGCATTCCGGGATACTCTGCTTGGTCTACAGTATCTGCACTACCAGGGTATCGTCCACCGCGACATCAAGCCTCCCAATCTCCTCGCAACGTACGACAATCGAGTCAAGATTTCCGACTTTGGCGTGTCGTACTTGGGCAAACCAGTACGCGATGGCGAATCGGAGGACGTCAGCGAAGGCGAGGCGTACGATCTGGACGATGAGGCGAAGGAGTTGGCAAAGACCGTCGGCACTCCTGCTTTCTACGCGCCGGAACTATGCTTCACGGAGCCCACCGAGGAACCTGTGCCTGTGACAAAGGCGATTGATGTCTGGGCCATGGGCATCACACTGTTCTGCATGCTGTTTGCGCGCACGCCATTTGTGGATTCAGAGTACGTTGTCATGCGTCAGATCGCTGACGAGGAGATTTACATCCCCGACAAGAGACTTCAACCCGTGGACAGCAAGCCAAAATCAAGACCTACCTCGCACGCCCGAGCGTACGAGCCAACGGCATCCAGCCGACGCGGAGAACTCGATTTGATCTACGAAGACATCAGCGATGAACTTCAGGATCTGTTACACCGTCTCCTCATCAAAGACCCACGACATCGAATTACGCTAGAGGAAGTGCGACATCATCCTTGGGTTCTTGAGGATATTAACAATAAAGACAAGTGGCTCGAGGAAACCGATCCAAGTCGTCACTCGAAGGGCAAAAAGATTGAAGTTTCCAAGGAGGATGTCAATACCGCCGTCGTGCCTCTGAATCTGGTCGAGCGTATGCGATCGGGCGTGAAGAAACTCACGGAAAAGGTCATGGGTATATCCTCGACACGCTCGCGCGCGCACTCCAGTGCAAGCGCCTCTAACCATGCATCGCCTGCACCATCGCCTGGCTCGTCCAGCAGTACGATCAGCCAGGATCTTCGCCGACAGAGCATGTTTGGTGACGAATCCATCTTCAGCGCCCTCAAAGCTTCCCGAGATCACGAGCATCCACTGTCTAAGAGCGTGGCCGTCAGTccggagctggagaaggatgAGAAGTACTTCGACAATACCGCCGCCCGAGTCCACAATGCCAACATGAATCTGACGAGAACACCATCTCGGCCAGATCCACCCCAGCGCGCCATGACGATGGCATCAGTGGCTGGATCAATGCGTACTGTAAGGCAGTCGGATTATCATAGGAACAGCAACGGCGAATCCCCACCAACATCACCTGGCCTGCCAGGCGCACCAACGGCTATTGCATCTCCTGGAGGTAGCCATCTGGGTGGACTATTGGGCGGGACAGGACGCCTCATCAACACTATACGAGAGCAGAGCAGAAGTCGGCGCTCGGCTCGAGGGCTTTCCAGCGATCGCGGGTCTATAGCATCTGCCGACCAACACGGCGAGCCCAGTCTTGCAGTCAGCCAAACTACCGTGGCCGGTCGTGTGCAGCCACCGGAATCACTGAGGGATGATCATACACCCGACTCCAGTCGTCGTAGTAGCCCGACACGGTCGCGCCAAGCATCCACCACGACAGATCACCTTGCTCCTGAAGTACCAGGCATCCTGTCTAGGATCAGCTCTACCAGCTCCGTCGCCTCAGTCGGCCGCATGATCCGCAATACTGTCTGGGGCGCCTCACAGGAGAGCAGCGTGGAGGACACCAAGCGAATCAATGAAGAGCGAGTCCGCAAGCTGGTCCGAGAAGGCAAAGatcgcgaggaggaggcccTGAGATCAACTCTTTCCTCACCCACTTCCATGACCTCGCCGACCTCCGAGGCCAATCCCTGCCCGCCCAGCCCTGATGATCTCACCGAATCgcgctcttcctccgccgccgacgtcTCCACCGCGGAGACCTCACTCGACGAGGTTAGTCCACTGAACCACCAGATGGGCCAAACTATGATCTCCAGCTCATCCGATCTTGCCTCCCAGGTCTCCATGTCCATGTCCAACCCCTCCATCCCATCCGTCATGTCCGAAGCTTCATCCGTTGACAAGCCCAACGGCGTCAACTCCGACAAACACAGCAACGAAACCTCCTCAGACGACACCCTTCCCACTCCTTCCAACCACTTCGAAAACTACGACACCTTCGACGAAGGCTACAGTCCCGACCAAGAAGCCGCTTTCAGCAGCGAGCTGTCCGATGACTACGACTCGTCGGATAGCGACGGCGGATTGGTCATGCGCAGGAAGTCGGCGACTAAGAGTCCGCACGCCTTGGCTGTGGCGGTGGAGACTGCGGAGAAGGGTCCTGAGAGGAGAGGTACGGGACtgtcgatgaggtcgaagaagagcgagAGGAGTGGGAGTAATAACACTATGCGGAAGGTGCGGACGAGGGATAGCGCGGacggggaggggaggaggtcgttggagacgaggagggaggattgataaggaggaggatgaatgAAGACAGCGACATGAAGCAGGACTTCTGAATACCACGACTCCGCCGCCACTACTCCGCTCCAGAACATCACCGGCTCACGAATCGAACGCGACACAACGCCTGAAAAATTCTCAAGCGACTTTTGCTTTTCAGTACCAGATTCCCCATTTTGCGCACAGCGCCGGCGTTCGAATATAGACGGGGTGTGTTTTTCTTACTTTTGATACGATGTGAAGACTGAATGGGATGGGTTGGATTCGCGTGTGTTTTGATTGAaagaaagggaaggaaaAAAGAATTCGGCAGCGTGGAAAATGCGATTTGCATGATGGCTGTGATGGTTTGTATACTATACTTTTCGATCGGTCTTCTCTTCTCTGAGCGCTGAGGAGGGACTGATGGCAGGCTGCTGGGCTTCACAAAGGTGAGGAAAGGAAGCTGGCGACGAAATGAGGCATGAGTCTATGAGGTGGAGAGCGAACGATTTGAAATCGTGAATGGTTGTGAGGCTTAGGTATCGCAGCAGGAAATTCATGTGTTTCAGCTCGATTGATCATGCTTTGGAGTTGCTGTTTGTGATTCTGTGAGGATCGTCGTGACTGTGAATTACACATGCATGAGATGCCACTTGTGCGGCCCCCAGCCTTCGTTGTGCAAAGGAGCCAGTCGAATTAGATCGACGTGAAGTCGTTTTTCTTTTCATGTGAATGCTCACGAAGTGGGCTGAGTGATCGGCAGGGATCTGGGGCCCGCAGATGAATGACGCCGAAGTCGCAGAATTTCGTGCACATTGAAACCACGACTCATCTACTTTGTTTCTTCTCCAATTGCAACATCACTGCACTCTCAATCCTCTTCCACACCACCCATCATGTCGACCTTCGGCCAGTACTACCGCGTCACCACCTACGGCGAATCGCACGGCAAAAGCGTCGGATGTATCGTCGACGGTGTGCCTCCGGGCCTCGAGCTCACGGAAGCTGATATCCAACCCTCCATGACCCGCCGTCGTCCCGGACAGAGCGCACTCACGACACCTCGCGACGAGAAAGATATGGTGGAAATCCAGTCAGGCACAGAGCATGGAATTACATTGGGTTCACCTGTGGCCATGAGGGTCATGAACCAAGACCAGCGGCCGAAAGACTACGGAAGCTCGACAATGGACATGTACCCTCGTCCCAGCCACGCGGATTGGACATACCTGGAGAAGTACGGCGTCAAGTCAAGCAgtggcggaggaagaagtaGCGCACGTGAGACGATTGGAAGAGTCGCAGCGGGAGCCATTGCGGAGAAATACCTACGAGTCGCACATGGTGTGGAGATTGTTGCGTTCACCAACTCAGTCGGACCAGAGCATCTCTTCCCCGCTACGAAGACACATCCATCTCCTTCCACCAACCCTGCGTTCCTCGAGCTCATCGACAAAGTCACCCGCATAGACGTCGACAAGAACCTGCCCGTGCGCTGCCCGAACGCCGAAGCAGGCAAGAGAATGGAAGACCTCATCGCAGAATACCGGGACAAACACGACAGCATCGGCGGCACCGTGACCTGCGTGATCCGCAACTGTCCCTCCGGCCTCGGCGAGCCTTGTTTCGACAAACTCGAAGCCACGCTCGCGCACGCCATGCTCAGCATTCCGGCCACCAAAGGTTTCGAAATCGGCTCCGGATTCGGCGGTTGTGAAGTCCCCGGCTCCATCCACAACGATCCTTTCGTCAAAGCACCCGTTGTGGAACCTTCCGTCTCAGGCGCCGAGAAGCCAATCTGGTCCCGCCCGAGATTAACAACCGCGACGAACAACTCTGGCGGTATCCAAGGTGGCATCTCCAACGGCGCGCACGTGTACTTCACCGTGGCGTTCAAGCCCCCGGCTACCATCGGCCAGGCGCAGAAGACAGTGACCTacgacgagaacgagggTGTATTGGAGGCAAAGGGCAGACATGACCCCTGTGTTATCCCTCGCGCGGTGCCGATCGTCGAGTCGATGGCGGCGTTGGTCATTATGGATGCGGTGTTGGCGCAGAGCGCGAGGCAGAGTGCGAGGGCGTGTTTGCCGGTGTTGAAGAATACGGTGCC
It encodes the following:
- a CDS encoding Ca2+/calmodulin-dependent protein kinase, producing the protein INHYEIVDELGRGTHGKVKLGRDLTTEGTFVAIKIVERFSKRRKLGRLGTTEDKVKKEVAILKKARHPNIVGLLEVIDDPNRKKVYIVLEWVERGEINWRLEYVPIMTLEQCRVAFRDTLLGLQYLHYQGIVHRDIKPPNLLATYDNRVKISDFGVSYLGKPVRDGESEDTVGTPAFYAPELCFTEPTEEPVPVTKAIDVWAMGITLFCMLFARTPFVDSEYVVMRQIADEEIYIPDKRLQPPTASSRRGELDLIYEDISDELQDLLHRLLIKDPRHRITLEEVRHHPWVLED
- a CDS encoding bifunctional chorismate synthase/flavin reductase translates to MSTFGQYYRVTTYGESHGKSVGCIVDGVPPGLELTEADIQPSMTRRRPGQSALTTPRDEKDMVEIQSGTEHGITLGSPVAMRVMNQDQRPKDYGSSTMDMYPRPSHADWTYLEKYGVKSSSGGGRSSARETIGRVAAGAIAEKYLRVAHGVEIVAFTNSVGPEHLFPATKTHPSPSTNPAFLELIDKVTRIDVDKNLPVRCPNAEAGKRMEDLIAEYRDKHDSIGGTVTCVIRNCPSGLGEPCFDKLEATLAHAMLSIPATKGFEIGSGFGGCEVPGSIHNDPFVKAPVVEPSVSGAEKPIWSRPRLTTATNNSGGIQGGISNGAHVYFTVAFKPPATIGQAQKTVTYDENEGVLEAKGRHDPCVIPRAVPIVESMAALVIMDAVLAQSARQSARACLPVLKNTVPVSMTANNLTNGSKE